Within the Chloroflexota bacterium genome, the region AATTCGTCGCGGAGGCAGCCCAGTTCCAGGCAGTCCTTGGAGCCGGCGGCGGCGCCGTTGTAGCCGGTGGACAGAATGTGCTTATCCTTTACCGCCACCGCCCCCACGTGATGTCGACGGCAGGTGGCGCGTTCCGCCACCACCGAGGCGATTTTGAGGAAATATTCGTCGACAGCTGGCCGGATAATGGCTTTTTTCACTTCAATCTTTCCAGTACCTTACTCGTCTGCTCTTCAAGGTCAGACAGCGAGGACTCATTGATGAGCGTGTAATCGGCCATGGCAATCGGCCCGCCTTTATCGGTGTTTTCGATTTCCGTGCGGTCGCGGCTGGCGGCTTCGGCACGGGTCAGCGGTCGTTCCGCTCTGCTATTTAGACGTGTGTACCTCGTTTCCGGCGAGGCCCAGACGGCAATAACGGAGAAATCTGCTCCATAGCGGTCTTTCAAAAAGGTATACTCCTCCCAGGAATAGAGCCCATCAACCACGACATTTGATTCTTTCAGGGCGGCATCGATTCGGGGCAGATTCAG harbors:
- a CDS encoding AAA family ATPase yields the protein MSKSRKIVAIVGMAGSGKSEVAKAFEQHGFTRVRFGDITDEEVRKSGLVLNEDNERSIRESLRKEHGMAAYAKLNLPRIDAALKESNVVVDGLYSWEEYTFLKDRYGADFSVIAVWASPETRYTRLNSRAERPLTRAEAASRDRTEIENTDKGGPIAMADYTLINESSLSDLEEQTSKVLERLK